The window AATGTTTGATATCTTAAGGGGCAGCGGAGATAATGAGAATATTGAAGGGAAAAAAGAGAATCCTCAGGAAGATGTTCAAAATAAACCGCAAGATTCCCAGTTAAAGCCTGTCCCGAAGAACATAGAAAAACCAGTCGTGCCTCCGGTAAGTTATCCAAAAGGAATTTTTAAAGTTGAAAAGAAGAAAAAAGAAATAATCAAAGAAGAAGATGCTTCCTTGGTTTCTCAGAAGCTTATTAGTGCAGTCAAGACTCATGGTGTTGATGATGCAAATAAATCCAAAGAAATTTATGATAATGCTGTAAAAGCAGTGCGAATTTTATTACAGCGGATAAGGATTAAAGAAGATATTTCTTCAAGCGTAGACCAAATTCAGGGAGTTTTAGAGGATGTTTTCAATCAGTTGGTTTTCGGCGATAGTATTTTAGATAATATATATATCAAAAAGACAGAAGAGTATTATCTTCCGCATCATATAACCAAGGTGATGATTTTATCTTCTGTCATTGGTATGAATATGGGTTTTAATAAGTCTAGGCTTAATCATCTTGGTTTAACGGCGGTTTTTTACGACTTAGGCATGGATGAATTAAGGACAATTGTAGACACCCCAAGAAAGCTGAGTTTTGAAGAGTTTGAATTAGTCAAAACACATATTTCAAGGAGTATGGAGATTGTAAAGAAGGTTGATTCAATAGATGACATAGTAAAAGAAGCTGTCCTTATGCACCACGAACGGATTAATGGTAAAGGGTATCCTCACTATGCGAGCTCAACAAGCATTAATCCTTATGCGAGGATTATAGGTTTGATAGATACTTATGAGTCTGTTACAAATGACCGTGCTTTTCGCGAAGGGATGAATGGGCACAAGGCAATAAAATACATTATCGGGTCATTAAGAGATTATTTTGATTCTGATGTGATGAAGGCTTTCATCAATAAGATGTCAATTTATCCTATCGGATGCGTAGTAAGATTAGATACTCAGGAATTAGCTAAGGTTATCAGTGTCAGCCCCGGA is drawn from Candidatus Omnitrophota bacterium and contains these coding sequences:
- a CDS encoding HD domain-containing protein; the encoded protein is MPRMFDILRGSGDNENIEGKKENPQEDVQNKPQDSQLKPVPKNIEKPVVPPVSYPKGIFKVEKKKKEIIKEEDASLVSQKLISAVKTHGVDDANKSKEIYDNAVKAVRILLQRIRIKEDISSSVDQIQGVLEDVFNQLVFGDSILDNIYIKKTEEYYLPHHITKVMILSSVIGMNMGFNKSRLNHLGLTAVFYDLGMDELRTIVDTPRKLSFEEFELVKTHISRSMEIVKKVDSIDDIVKEAVLMHHERINGKGYPHYASSTSINPYARIIGLIDTYESVTNDRAFREGMNGHKAIKYIIGSLRDYFDSDVMKAFINKMSIYPIGCVVRLDTQELAKVISVSPGSPLKPVVAVLQDASGEPVKKGSIIDLSKQDTPTILDTI